The following coding sequences lie in one Vibrio splendidus genomic window:
- a CDS encoding serine hydrolase domain-containing protein, protein MKSLIAISIVTALSAGSAFANEIVNESSTNVDVYNTHDFFLQKGNRVKLQFPIEQSKFAWQNLSRFYPTAQIERDGPVYQFPYQIDQEIGEISATVHGESKTLNEHLDSYPVDAFLVVKSGEVVFERYNTMRKTDKHNWFSNSKITAGIELAKLVNEGKVNPNDPISKYIPELKGSDWDTVSVSDTANMATGLNATEHDEPEADSRINPEQPWFKWAVSIGVFEGEGNQSPLEVLAEMKRRAPGGKTFEYNSINTFVLARLIENVRNLPMNEIVSRDMWQKMGANNDAYTVVSPQGGYPLMFFSMNTTIEDMTKFGMLLTPSATKLGNGGVSKEVITLIQDSGNPEAYGGGYVGKMMENSFYNDTNIKNGYQFDAIFEDGDLFKAGVGGQGVYISPEKDLVISFFSTSNGKNQEETYAREIAKYFSR, encoded by the coding sequence ATGAAAAGCTTAATCGCTATATCCATAGTAACGGCTCTATCTGCAGGCTCTGCGTTTGCTAATGAGATCGTTAATGAATCATCCACAAATGTAGATGTTTACAACACTCATGACTTCTTCTTGCAAAAAGGCAATCGCGTTAAACTTCAGTTTCCTATTGAACAGTCTAAGTTTGCTTGGCAGAACCTAAGTCGTTTCTATCCTACCGCTCAAATTGAACGTGATGGACCTGTCTACCAATTCCCATATCAGATTGACCAAGAAATTGGTGAAATATCAGCGACTGTGCACGGTGAAAGCAAGACATTAAATGAACACCTAGATTCTTACCCTGTCGATGCTTTTCTTGTTGTTAAGAGTGGAGAGGTTGTCTTTGAACGTTACAACACGATGCGAAAAACAGATAAGCATAATTGGTTTTCAAACTCGAAAATTACAGCAGGTATAGAGCTGGCTAAGTTGGTCAATGAGGGCAAAGTTAACCCTAATGACCCTATTTCTAAATACATTCCTGAATTAAAGGGATCTGACTGGGATACAGTATCTGTTTCTGATACTGCAAATATGGCGACAGGCTTAAACGCAACAGAGCACGATGAGCCTGAGGCAGACTCACGTATAAACCCAGAACAACCTTGGTTTAAATGGGCGGTTTCCATTGGCGTGTTTGAGGGTGAAGGCAACCAAAGCCCACTTGAAGTGCTGGCCGAAATGAAGCGAAGAGCACCGGGCGGAAAAACATTCGAATACAATTCAATTAATACGTTTGTTCTGGCTCGACTTATTGAGAATGTTCGTAACTTACCCATGAATGAGATTGTCAGTCGTGATATGTGGCAGAAAATGGGGGCAAATAATGACGCTTACACTGTCGTTTCTCCACAAGGGGGATACCCTTTAATGTTTTTCTCAATGAATACCACAATTGAAGATATGACTAAATTCGGTATGTTACTTACTCCGTCAGCCACAAAGTTGGGTAATGGTGGTGTTAGCAAAGAAGTCATTACGTTAATTCAAGACTCTGGTAACCCTGAAGCTTACGGTGGTGGTTATGTTGGTAAGATGATGGAAAACTCTTTCTACAACGACACAAACATCAAGAATGGTTATCAATTTGATGCAATCTTTGAGGATGGCGACTTATTCAAGGCCGGTGTTGGCGGTCAAGGTGTGTATATTTCACCAGAAAAAGACTTAGTTATATCTTTCTTTTCAACCAGTAATGGCAAAAACCAAGAAGAAACTTATGCTCGTGAGATTGCGAAATATTTTAGCCGCTAA
- a CDS encoding DUF3299 domain-containing protein gives MKNTLLMVMACCFSLFTQAAETISWESLRPVQNQYQVLSPGNKALLSEIYAYEAVQKTRQLSPMENDGYNQRVVLAEKFGLNVRELLLQRTQQANDIVPELSINDMKLAGFLVPLEMEGLIGKQFILVPTAGACIHTPPPPVNQTILVEFPEGHELQSLYTPVWVTGNIKTGAVDTSIALSDGNQDIETGYVIDASDIELYH, from the coding sequence ATGAAAAATACATTATTAATGGTTATGGCTTGTTGTTTTAGTTTGTTCACACAAGCTGCTGAAACGATATCTTGGGAGTCATTAAGACCTGTGCAAAATCAGTATCAGGTTCTTTCTCCTGGGAATAAGGCGCTACTTTCTGAGATTTACGCCTACGAAGCCGTTCAAAAAACGCGTCAGTTAAGTCCAATGGAAAACGATGGATACAATCAACGCGTGGTATTGGCTGAAAAGTTTGGCTTAAACGTACGTGAGCTGCTTTTACAAAGAACACAACAAGCGAACGATATAGTTCCCGAGCTTAGTATTAACGATATGAAACTGGCCGGGTTTTTAGTACCGCTCGAAATGGAAGGTTTAATAGGAAAGCAGTTCATTTTGGTGCCAACTGCAGGGGCTTGCATTCACACACCTCCCCCACCTGTAAACCAAACGATTTTAGTCGAATTTCCTGAAGGTCATGAATTACAAAGTTTATACACACCAGTATGGGTGACAGGGAACATTAAAACAGGGGCGGTTGATACGTCGATTGCACTTTCTGATGGCAATCAAGATATTGAAACTGGGTATGTCATTGACGCGTCGGATATTGAGCTTTATCACTAA